Proteins co-encoded in one Candidatus Delongbacteria bacterium genomic window:
- the guaB gene encoding IMP dehydrogenase: MSKLIGKGLTFDDVLLVPRESIVLPAQARVSTRLSRRIRLNIPLVSAAMDTVTESEMAIAMAREGGIGIIHKNLSPADQAHQVDTVKRSESGMIRQPITLSSERSLHEAVAVMARYRISGIPVVDEGRLVGILTNRDLRFLTDLELPIASAMTRENLICAPEGTTLEEAERILQQHKVEKLLVTGTGGALVGLITVKDIQKKKQFPFAAKDGHGRLLAGAAVGVGPKELERAARLVEAGVDVLCVDTAHGHSSGVIGMVRTLKAAYPAVDVVAGNVATGEAVRALAEAGADAVKVGIGPGSICTTRVVAGVGVPQITAVLDCAAAAAEFDIPVISDGGVKYSGDFAKAIAAGAESVMMGSLFAGCEESPGETVLFEGRSFKVYRGMGSLGAMRRGSSDRYFQGEIRDEEKLVPEGIEGRVAYKGKVAGVVYQLVGGLRASMGYCGCPDIEAFRRDTRFVEITPAGLRESHPHDVVVTKESPNYWTT; this comes from the coding sequence ATGAGCAAGTTGATTGGCAAAGGCCTCACCTTCGATGACGTGCTGCTCGTGCCGCGCGAATCCATCGTGCTGCCGGCCCAGGCCCGCGTGTCCACGCGCCTCTCCCGCCGCATCCGGCTGAACATCCCGCTGGTCAGCGCCGCCATGGACACGGTCACCGAGTCCGAGATGGCCATCGCCATGGCCCGCGAGGGTGGGATCGGGATCATCCACAAGAACCTGAGCCCGGCCGACCAGGCGCACCAGGTGGACACGGTCAAGCGCTCCGAGTCCGGCATGATCCGCCAGCCCATCACCCTTTCCAGCGAGCGCAGCCTGCACGAGGCCGTGGCCGTGATGGCCCGCTACCGGATCAGCGGCATTCCCGTGGTGGACGAGGGCCGGCTGGTGGGCATCCTCACCAACCGCGACCTGCGCTTCCTGACGGATCTGGAACTGCCCATCGCCTCGGCCATGACCCGCGAGAACCTGATCTGCGCGCCCGAGGGTACCACCCTCGAGGAAGCCGAGCGCATCCTGCAGCAGCACAAAGTCGAGAAGCTGCTGGTGACGGGAACGGGCGGCGCGTTGGTGGGACTGATCACGGTCAAGGATATCCAAAAGAAGAAGCAGTTCCCCTTCGCGGCCAAGGACGGCCACGGCCGCCTGCTGGCCGGCGCCGCCGTGGGCGTGGGCCCCAAGGAACTGGAGCGCGCCGCGCGGCTGGTGGAGGCCGGCGTGGACGTGCTCTGCGTGGACACGGCCCACGGGCACAGCAGCGGCGTGATCGGCATGGTGCGCACGTTGAAGGCCGCCTACCCAGCCGTGGACGTGGTGGCGGGCAACGTGGCCACGGGCGAAGCCGTACGCGCCCTGGCGGAGGCTGGCGCCGACGCCGTCAAGGTGGGCATCGGCCCGGGCAGCATCTGCACCACGCGCGTGGTGGCCGGCGTGGGCGTGCCGCAGATCACGGCCGTGCTGGACTGCGCCGCCGCCGCCGCCGAGTTCGACATTCCCGTGATCTCCGATGGCGGCGTCAAGTACTCGGGCGACTTCGCCAAGGCCATCGCCGCGGGCGCCGAATCCGTCATGATGGGCTCGCTCTTCGCCGGTTGCGAAGAGAGCCCGGGCGAGACCGTGCTCTTCGAAGGCCGCAGCTTCAAGGTCTACCGCGGGATGGGCAGCCTGGGCGCCATGCGCCGCGGCTCCAGCGACCGCTACTTCCAGGGCGAGATCCGCGACGAGGAGAAGTTGGTCCCCGAAGGCATCGAGGGCCGCGTGGCCTACAAGGGCAAAGTGGCGGGCGTGGTCTATCAATTGGTGGGCGGCCTGCGCGCCAGCATGGGCTACTGCGGCTGCCCGGACATCGAGGCCTTCCGGCGCGACACGCGCTTCGTGGAGATCACCCCCGCCGGCCTGCGCGAGAGCCATCCCCACGACGTGGTGGTGACCAAGGAGTCGCCCAACTACTGGACCACCTGA